A segment of the Flavobacterium azooxidireducens genome:
GGAGCTGCTTGGCGTTGGGATGCTGCTGTGAGTGCCATGGCTGGTTTTCAAATTACCGACGGACTTTTCATCGGTTATGGATATGACCATGAAACTACCCGATTAAGACGATTTAATTCAGGTTCGCATGAGATTTTCTTACGCTTTGAATTATTCACAAAACATAATAAAATTGTATCACCTAGATTCTTCTAATAAAGCAACAGTCATGAAAATTAAATTTATATACATCGCCTTGTTTAGTTTTATTGCTGTGAATGTTTACTCGCAAAAAGCAGGTGAACGCAAAGCAGATAAAAACTACGACAAATTCGCCTACATAGATGCTATTAAAACCTATGAACGAATTGCAGAAAAAGGATATAAAACCCCTGATATGTTGCAAAAAATTGCAAATGCTTATTATTTTAATGCCGACTTAGTGAACGCAGAGAAATGGTATGGAGAACTTTTTGCAATGTCTCAAGATGTGGAAGCAGAATATTATTTCCGCTATGCACAATCATTAAAAGCGGTTGGAAATTATGCCAAAGCAGATGAAATGATGGCAAAATTTAACGTAAAAAGTGGAAATGATAAACGTGGACTTTTAGCCAAAGAACAAAAAGATTACCGCGAAGCCATCAAAAAGAATTCAGGTCGTTATGATATTGAAGATGCAGGAATTAACTCTGAATATTCCGATTATGGCCCAGCTTTTTATATGGATAAAGTGGTTTTTACTTCAACCCGTGATACCGGAAATTTCTCGAAAAGAAAACATACTTGGACAGATCAATATTTTTCAAATTTGTATGGTGCCGATTTGAGTGCAGAAGGTGCTCTTTCGAACACAGACCGCTACGGAAAAAAATTGAATTCTAAATTCCATGAATCAACTCCGGCTTTTACAAAAGATGGAAAAACAGTTTATTTTACCCGAAATAATTATTTGAATGGTAAAAAAGGAAAAGATGCCAATAAAATCACTTTATTAAAAATTTATAAAGCGACTTTGGTAGACGAAAAATGGACAGACATCAAAGAACTTCCGTTTAACAGCGACAGTTATCAAGTGGCTCACCCTTCTTTGAGTGCGGATGAAAAAACATTGTACTTTGCTTCTGATATGCCTGGAACAAAAGGTTTATCTGATATTTTTAAAGTTGATATTTTAGCGGAAGATTCCTATGGAACTCCTGTGAATTTAGCTGATATTAATACCGAAGGTCGCGAAACATTTCCTTTTATCACTTCAGATAATGAATTGTACTTTGCCTCAGACGGACATCCAGGTTTAGGTGGTTTGGATATTTTTGTGTCTAAATTAGAAACTGACGGAACATTCAAACAAGTACACAACATTGGAGAACCTGCAAATAGTCCACATGATGATTTTGCATTGATTATCAACAAAGCCAACAAAAGAGGATTTTTATCTTCTAACCGTCCAAATGGAGTTGGTAATGATGATATTTATAAATTCCTTGAAACAAAAGAATTGCAATTTGATTGTGAACAATTGTTGGCAGGAATTGTAACCGATGAAGAAACCGGAGCTATTTTACCAAATACAAAACTGACTTTGTTTGATGAGAATTTCAACAAGTTAAAAGAAACTATTTCCGGTCCTGATGGTCGTTATGATTTTGGTGAAGTGGAATGTGAGAAAAAATACTACGTTCGTGCTGAACAACCGGAATACACAACTAAAGAAGTACCTGTGATTATTGGTAAAGAAAGTGGCACAACTGAGCTTCCAATTGAATTGGAAAAAGCTGTGAAAAGCATTCCGATTGGTGGCGATTTAGCCGATGTATTCGGAATCAACCTCATCTATTTTGATTTAGATAAATGGAACATCAGACCGGATGCTGCCATTGATATTGCTAAAATCCTAGATGTTTTGAATCAATATCCAAATATGAAAATCGATATTCGTTCGCACACCGATAGTCGTCAAACGCACCGTTACAATGAAGTGTTGTCTGACAGAAGAGCAAAATCTACCCGTGATTGGTTAATTAAAAACGGTATTGCTGCAGATCGTTTAACTGCTAAAGGATACGGAGAAACACAATTGGTAAACAAATGTGCTGATGGTGTAGAATGTACCGAAGCCGAACACCAATTGAACAGAAGAAGCCAATTCATTATTACTGCTTTATAAATACTTGTTAATTTAATTACATTACGAAAACATCCCGTTAGTTAGCGGGATGTTTTTTTATACAGATTTATTTGCGATTTATTTTTTTAAGAACTCATTCGCATTATAATTCGAATCACAGCGAAAATTAGAATAATTATCCAAAGTATATTTTTCCATCCTGAACCGGACTCTTCGGCTACTTCATTTGAAAAACTTTCTTGTTGACGAAGTGATCTGTCCATTTCTTTTTCGGACGGATTGAATTCAGGGCAAGAATCAACAAATGTTGGTTTTTGCATTGTTAATCCACACACTAAGCCTTCTGCGGAATATTTTTGGTTTTCGCAAAGTTTACAAAATTTCAATCGTTGATCCATAGCTGTAATTTTAAAATTTTTCAAATATAATTTAAAATCAATAACTTATGATTGTGCAATGAAATTTAGAATGATTATAATCAAAATCGCTTTTTTGTGCACGGAGTTGCGTGAGGGATTGAAGTGGAAAGCCCGCAGGACAAAGGTTGAGTTTTTGCGGGTTGTGGTGGCGACCAAAGGAAGCCAAACACAACCCGACAAAAACCAACTTTTGGACGAGGACTTGCAACGAAAAGCCCGACCCGTAGTTTACGGAGGGGCACGCCCAAATTATTTTTATAGATTATTTTTCGATTTCGCGAAGGTTTTCCATTTTTTTCATAGCCAAGAATCCTTTGATGTCTTCAAAATGTTCTTTGACGCGTTTGTTACCAAATTCAAAGACTTTGGTCGCCAAGCCGTCGAGGAAATCACGGTCGTGGGAAACGAGGATCAACGTGCCGTCGAAATCCCGCAAGGCATCTTTGATGATGTCTTTGGTCTTCATATCTAAGTGGTTGGAAGGCTCATCGAGAATGAGCAAATTCACCGGTTCAAGCAATAATTTTATCATGGCCAAACGGGTTTTTTCGCCACCGGAAAGGACTTTTACTTTTTTGGTGATGTCGTCGCCGTGGAACATAAAAGCACCTAAAATATTTTTGATTTGCGTTCGAACGTCTCCCACTGCAATGTCGTCGATGGTTTCAAAAATAGTTGCATTTTCGTCTAAAAGCGAGGCTTGGTTTTGTGCAAAGTAGCCAATTTGTGCGTTGTGACCGATTTCTACGCTTCCGCCATTTATTTCGATTTCTTTCATAATGGCTTTAATCATCGTTGATTTTCCTTCGCCATTTTTACCGACGAAAGCGACTTTGTCACCTCTTTCGATAACAATGTTGGCATCTTTAAAAATCAGTTTATCGCCATACGATTTTTCTAAATCTTTCACGATTACAGGATATTGACCGGAACGAATGGCAGGTGGAAACTTTAATTTTAAGGCCGATGTATCGACCTCATCTACTTGCACCAAAACGAGTTTTTCAAGCATTTTTACACGTGATTGAACGGCATCTGTTTTAGAAAAAGTACCTTTGAAACGATCGATAAACGTTTGATTATCGGCAATCATTTTTTGTTGTTCGTCGTACGCTTTTTGCTGGTGAATTCTTCGGTCTTTTCTAAGCTCTAAATAATGGGTGTATTTGGCTTTGTAATCATAAATGCGTCCCATCGTCACTTCGATGGTTCGATTGGTGATGTTATCCACAAACGCTCTATCGTGCGAAATGACAACAACTGCTTTAGCGGAATTGATTAAAAAATCTTCTAACCACTGAATACTTTCGATATCCATGTGATTGGTTGGCTCATCGAGAAGAATCAAGTCGGGTTTGCGAAGAAGGATTTTGGCTAACTCAATTCGCATTCGCCAACCTCCTGAAAATTCTGAAGTTTGACGTGTGAAATCGGTTCTTTCGAATCCTAAACCTGTTAATATTTTTTCGACTTCGGCTTCGTAATTGATTTCTTCAATGGCATAAAATTTCTCGCTTAAGTCGGAAACTTTTTCGATTAATTTCATATACTCATCGCTTTCATAATCGGTTCTAATCGTTAATTGCTCATTGATTTCGTCGATTTCAGACTTCATTTTGAAAATTTCTCCAAATGCTTTTGACGCTTCTTCCATCACAGTTGAACCATCTTGCGTTAACAAATGCTGTGGCAAATAGGCAACTACGGCATCTTTTGGTGCAGAAACATTTCCGGTTGACGGCTTACTTTCGCCAGCAATTATCTTTAAAAGTGTGGATTTTCCGGCACCGTTTTTTCCCATCAAGGCGATTTTGTCGTTTTCGTTGATGGCAAAAGAAACATCGCTGAACAAAGTGGTTCCGCCAAAGTGAACGGAGATATCGTTTACTGTAATCATTTTTTTTAAGTTGGAAGTTAGAAGATGGAAGCTGGAAGTCAGTTCGCTCTTCAAAATTTTTAAGGTGCAAAGATAATCGATTTGTGGAATCTTGAAGTTTGAAAATGATAATTAGTAAGACAATTATTTTTGGAATTGATAAAATGCTCATACAATTCTTGAAAAATAGATAATTAGTTAGCCAATGAAATCAAAATCAAACGTAAACCTTATTTTTTTAATTAATTTTGCAAACTCAATCAGCCAATTCAGCTTATGCCTTTATTTGACTACAGTTTTCTCGGGAAGATTATTCCGCAACAAAAGCATAAAAAAAGCTATCGGAAAGCGAAACAAACCTATTTGAACAGAATTCGTTTGGCGATGTCTTTTTTTTATTTTGGGATGGGATTTTGCTTTGCTTCGTGGGCGAGTAGAATTCCGGATATTAAATCATTTTTGAATTTGAGCGAAGGAGAATTGGGTACGATTTTATTTGCCCTTCCGATTGGGCAATTAACGGCAATGCCTTTTTCAGGAAAATTAGTTACCCGTTTTGGCAGCAGAAAAGTGTTGTTGCTTTCCTTAATTTTATATGCATTCTGTTTAACAAATATTGGATTAGCCGAAAAAACGTGGCAGTTGGCTTTGGGTTTATATTTGTTTGGAATTTGCGGAAATTTTAGCAACATTTCCATCAATACACAAGGTGTTTACACAGAACAAATTTTTGGGAAACCAATCATGGGTTCGTTTCACGGTTCGTGGAGTTTAGCCGGATTTTGCGGAGCTTTGGTTGGTTTGGTGATGTTGGCATTTAAACTTTCTCCCTATCAACATTTTATCATCGTGTTTGCAATTGTGGGTTTACTTATTTTTATCAATTATCGTTTTTTGATTAAAGTGAAAGCGGTTAAACAAGAAATTGATATTGCTAAACCAAAATTCAGAATGCCGGACAAGTCGTTAATTTGGCTTGGCGTAATTGGTTTTTGCTGTATGGCAAGCGAAGGAATTATGTTTGATTGGAGTGGTGTTTATTTTAAAGATATTGTAAAAGCACCGGGAGCTTTGGTGATTTTAGGTTATACTTCGTTTATGATTACGATGGCTTCTGGACGATTTTTGAGTGATATTTTAGTTCGAAAATACGGTGCAAAAAAGATTCTAATTGTGAGTGGTATTACTATTTCGTTGGGATTATATACAGCTGTTGTCTTTCCGTTTTTGATTCCGAGTACGATTGCATTTATGATGGTTGGATTCGGTGTTTCTAATGTTATCCCAATCATTTATAGTGCCGCAGGGAGAAACACAACCATTCCAACCGGAGAAGCGTTGACAATTGTAACCGGAATTAGTTTCTTAGGATTTTTGATTGGACCGCCAGTTATTGGTCACATTGCTGAACTCACCAGCTTGCGGTATTCGTTTGGTTTTATTGGAATTTT
Coding sequences within it:
- a CDS encoding MFS transporter, which codes for MPLFDYSFLGKIIPQQKHKKSYRKAKQTYLNRIRLAMSFFYFGMGFCFASWASRIPDIKSFLNLSEGELGTILFALPIGQLTAMPFSGKLVTRFGSRKVLLLSLILYAFCLTNIGLAEKTWQLALGLYLFGICGNFSNISINTQGVYTEQIFGKPIMGSFHGSWSLAGFCGALVGLVMLAFKLSPYQHFIIVFAIVGLLIFINYRFLIKVKAVKQEIDIAKPKFRMPDKSLIWLGVIGFCCMASEGIMFDWSGVYFKDIVKAPGALVILGYTSFMITMASGRFLSDILVRKYGAKKILIVSGITISLGLYTAVVFPFLIPSTIAFMMVGFGVSNVIPIIYSAAGRNTTIPTGEALTIVTGISFLGFLIGPPVIGHIAELTSLRYSFGFIGIFGVFISVLAYYLKIFR
- a CDS encoding OmpA family protein, coding for MKIKFIYIALFSFIAVNVYSQKAGERKADKNYDKFAYIDAIKTYERIAEKGYKTPDMLQKIANAYYFNADLVNAEKWYGELFAMSQDVEAEYYFRYAQSLKAVGNYAKADEMMAKFNVKSGNDKRGLLAKEQKDYREAIKKNSGRYDIEDAGINSEYSDYGPAFYMDKVVFTSTRDTGNFSKRKHTWTDQYFSNLYGADLSAEGALSNTDRYGKKLNSKFHESTPAFTKDGKTVYFTRNNYLNGKKGKDANKITLLKIYKATLVDEKWTDIKELPFNSDSYQVAHPSLSADEKTLYFASDMPGTKGLSDIFKVDILAEDSYGTPVNLADINTEGRETFPFITSDNELYFASDGHPGLGGLDIFVSKLETDGTFKQVHNIGEPANSPHDDFALIINKANKRGFLSSNRPNGVGNDDIYKFLETKELQFDCEQLLAGIVTDEETGAILPNTKLTLFDENFNKLKETISGPDGRYDFGEVECEKKYYVRAEQPEYTTKEVPVIIGKESGTTELPIELEKAVKSIPIGGDLADVFGINLIYFDLDKWNIRPDAAIDIAKILDVLNQYPNMKIDIRSHTDSRQTHRYNEVLSDRRAKSTRDWLIKNGIAADRLTAKGYGETQLVNKCADGVECTEAEHQLNRRSQFIITAL
- a CDS encoding ABC-F family ATP-binding cassette domain-containing protein, translated to MITVNDISVHFGGTTLFSDVSFAINENDKIALMGKNGAGKSTLLKIIAGESKPSTGNVSAPKDAVVAYLPQHLLTQDGSTVMEEASKAFGEIFKMKSEIDEINEQLTIRTDYESDEYMKLIEKVSDLSEKFYAIEEINYEAEVEKILTGLGFERTDFTRQTSEFSGGWRMRIELAKILLRKPDLILLDEPTNHMDIESIQWLEDFLINSAKAVVVISHDRAFVDNITNRTIEVTMGRIYDYKAKYTHYLELRKDRRIHQQKAYDEQQKMIADNQTFIDRFKGTFSKTDAVQSRVKMLEKLVLVQVDEVDTSALKLKFPPAIRSGQYPVIVKDLEKSYGDKLIFKDANIVIERGDKVAFVGKNGEGKSTMIKAIMKEIEINGGSVEIGHNAQIGYFAQNQASLLDENATIFETIDDIAVGDVRTQIKNILGAFMFHGDDITKKVKVLSGGEKTRLAMIKLLLEPVNLLILDEPSNHLDMKTKDIIKDALRDFDGTLILVSHDRDFLDGLATKVFEFGNKRVKEHFEDIKGFLAMKKMENLREIEK